Proteins from a genomic interval of Loxodonta africana isolate mLoxAfr1 chromosome 25, mLoxAfr1.hap2, whole genome shotgun sequence:
- the BATF3 gene encoding basic leucine zipper transcriptional factor ATF-like 3: MSQGLPAAGSVLQRSVAAPGNQPQPQSPEDDDRKVRRREKNRVAAQRSRKKQTQKADKLHEEYECLEQENTVLRREIGKLTEELKHLSEVLKEHEKMCPLLLCPVNFVSVPRPDPVAGCLPR; encoded by the exons ATGTCGCAAGGGCTCCCGGCGGCCGGCAGTGTCCTGCAGAGGAGCGTCGCGGCGCCCGGGAACCAACCGCAGCCGCAG AGTCCAGAAGATGATGACAGGAAGGTCcgaagaagagagaaaaaccgTGTTGCTGCTCAGAGAAGTAGGAAGAAGCAGACCCAGAAGGCTGACAAACTCCACGAG GAGTATGAGTGCCTGGAGCAAGAGAACACGGTGCTGCGGAGGGAGATCGGGAAGCTGACAGAGGAGCTGAAGCACCTGAGCGAGGTGCTGAAGGAGCACGAGAAGATGTGCCCGCTGCTGCTCTGCCCCGTGAACTTCGTGTCCGTGCCTCGGCCGGACCCCGTAGCTGGCTGTCTGCCCCGGTGA